One window from the genome of Parasteatoda tepidariorum isolate YZ-2023 chromosome 8, CAS_Ptep_4.0, whole genome shotgun sequence encodes:
- the LOC107448885 gene encoding small nuclear ribonucleoprotein Sm D3 — MSRSDEIGVPLKLLREYENKKVVVDTATGEVFTGTLLDSEDNMSLTLTNVKAVFASGHEVEMNSVYVKGAKIRYIGLPTEARDRVQQLNRECRPPMRGGRGGRGGRGGRFGGGGGDRRRY, encoded by the coding sequence atgtcGAGATCTGATGAAATTGGCGTCCCTCTGAAACTTTTAAGggagtatgaaaataaaaaagtggtgGTTGATACAGCCACAGGTGAGGTATTCACTGGGACTCTTCTTGATTCCGAAGATAATATGAGTTTAACTCTCACCAACGTCAAAGCGGTATTCGCTAGTGGACATGAAGTTGAAATGAATAGTGTCTACGTGAAAGGAGCTAAGATCCGATACATCGGACTTCCAACTGAAGCACGAGACCGAGTTCAACAACTCAATCGTGAATGTCGACCCCCAATGCGTGGAGGCAGAGGAGGTCGGGGTGGAAGAGGCGGCCGATTTGGTGGTGGTGGTGGTGATCGTCGTCGTTATTAA